A window of the Vespula vulgaris chromosome 6, iyVesVulg1.1, whole genome shotgun sequence genome harbors these coding sequences:
- the LOC127064700 gene encoding cytochrome b5-like, with translation MVQLKEYTKDEIQRTKAAGKVVIILHDKIYDVTEFLNEHPGGEEILIDHAGKDGTENFNDVGHSQDALDLMNKYKIGELVESERTNKPLKKGWVAGYNNKQPEKEKYVKGPGAPFYTLIAAIMLLAAIVFYNMS, from the coding sequence atggtgCAATTAAAAGAGTATACCAAAGACGAGATACAGAGGACAAAGGCTGCCGGGAAAGTAGTAATAATTCTACACGATAAGATCTACGATGTCACAGAATTTTTGAATGAACATCCAGGTGGTGAAGAGATTCTTATCGATCATGCAGGAAAAGACGGTAcagaaaatttcaacgatgtCGGCCATTCCCAAGATGCTCTTGatctaatgaataaatataagatagGCGAACTCGTAGAATCAGAAAGAACTAATAAGCCTTTAAAAAAAGGTTGGGTCGCCGGTTATAATAACAAACAAccggaaaaggaaaaatacgtTAAGGGACCAGGGGCGCCATTTTATACCTTAATCGCCGCCATTATGCTTTTAGCCGCCATTGTATTTTACAATATGTCATGA
- the LOC127064701 gene encoding cytochrome b5-like, with product MANVYTRDEVARHNKEEDLWLVMHGGVYDLTDFLKKHPGGEEVLINLAGQDGTVCFNDIGHSGEAIFLKETFKIGEIVNDNNATTTSSTSDPIQATATATITTDDDNWEYQEVKEEKNRTLSFAVAAGVLIYAILLYYYFF from the exons ATGGCGAACGTTTACACAAGAGACGAGGTAGCACGTcacaataaagaagaagactTATGGTTGGTGATGCATGGTGGAGTTTACGATCTAACAGATTTTCTAAAGAAACATCCTGGCGGAGAGGAAGTATTGATCAACTTGGCCGGACAAGATGGTACCGTGTGCTTCAATGACATCGGACACAGCGGGGAAGCCATATTCCTTAAGGAGACTTTCAAAATAGGCGAGATAGTGAACGATAATAATGCTACGACCACCAGCTCGACCTCCGACCCGATTCAAG CAACGGCAACAGCAACTATCACAACAGATGATGACAATTGGGAATATCAGgaagtgaaagaagagaaaaacaggaCATTATCGTTTGCGGTTGCTGCAGGTGTTCTTATCTACGCCAtcttattgtattattattttttttag